A region from the Brassica napus cultivar Da-Ae chromosome C8, Da-Ae, whole genome shotgun sequence genome encodes:
- the LOC106355240 gene encoding low-specificity L-threonine aldolase 1-like isoform X1, translating into MCYFGVRPQQAYLIKLKLESETRTSFFIYTARDSLHLSNPIRRPSLPALSLAPPAKSVPLTVFRPAPPPLSQPAHPRISSLSRWSIQINLVFSKRAFKMVTRSVDLRSDTVTRPTDAMREAMASAEVDDDILGYDPTARHLEEEMAKMMGKEAALFVPSGTMGNLICVMVHCEVRGSEVILGDNSHIHVYENGGISTIGGVHPKTVKNEEDGTMELGAIEAAIRDPKGSTFYPSTMLICLENTHANSGGRCLSAEYTDSVGKIAKRHGLKLHIDGARLFNASIALGVPVHRLVEAADSVSVPSSLFLTSEKKV; encoded by the exons ATGTGTTATTTTGGTGTTAGGCCGCAACAAGCTTATTTAATCAAGCTCAAGTTGGAATCAGAAACAAGAACATCCTTCTTCATTTACACAG CACGAGACTCTCTCCACCTGAGCAATCCCATCCGCCGGCCATCTCTTCCGGCCCTCAGCCTTGCTCCGCCGGCCAAGTCTGTCCCTCTCACGGttttccggccagctcctccaccTCTCTCTCAACCAGCTCATCCGCGGATTAGctctctctcacggtggtcCATTCAGATCAATTTGGTGTTTTCTAAAAG GGCTTTTAAGATGGTGACAAGAAGTGTGGATCTACGATCAGACACCGTGACAAGACCCACTGATGCTATGCGCGAAGCAATGGCTAGTGCAGAAGTGGACGATGACATCCTTGGCTACGACCCAACAGCTCGACATCTTGAAGAGGAGATGGCTAAGATGATGGGTAAAGAGGCAGCTCTCTTCGTGCCATCCGGCACAATGGGGAATCTAATATGCGTTATGGTTCACTGCGAAGTGAGAGGCAGCGAGGTGATTCTTGGAGACAACTCCCACATCCATGTTTACGAGAATGGAGGGATATCAACAATAGGAGGCGTGCATCCCAAGACAGTCAAGAATGAAGAAGACGGGACGATGGAGTTGGGGGCTATAGAAGCAGCTATTAGAGACCCTAAAGGAAGCACGTTTTATCCATCTACAATGTTGATTTGCTTGGAGAACACACACGCCAA CTCTGGTGGGAGATGTTTGAGCGCTGAATACACAGATAGTGTTGGAAAGATTGCGAAGAGACATGGACTGAAGCTTCATATCGATGGAGCTCGCCTCTTTAATGCTTCCATT GCACTTGGAGTTCCAGTCCATAGGCTTGTAGAGGCTGCTGACTCTGTTTCGGTACCGTCTTCTCTCTTTCTAACAtctgaaaaaaaagtttag
- the LOC106355240 gene encoding low-specificity L-threonine aldolase 1-like isoform X3 — translation MLSARDSLHLSNPIRRPSLPALSLAPPAKSVPLTVFRPAPPPLSQPAHPRISSLSRWSIQINLVFSKRAFKMVTRSVDLRSDTVTRPTDAMREAMASAEVDDDILGYDPTARHLEEEMAKMMGKEAALFVPSGTMGNLICVMVHCEVRGSEVILGDNSHIHVYENGGISTIGGVHPKTVKNEEDGTMELGAIEAAIRDPKGSTFYPSTMLICLENTHANSGGRCLSAEYTDSVGKIAKRHGLKLHIDGARLFNASIALGVPVHRLVEAADSVSVPSSLFLTSEKKV, via the exons aTGTTATCAGCACGAGACTCTCTCCACCTGAGCAATCCCATCCGCCGGCCATCTCTTCCGGCCCTCAGCCTTGCTCCGCCGGCCAAGTCTGTCCCTCTCACGGttttccggccagctcctccaccTCTCTCTCAACCAGCTCATCCGCGGATTAGctctctctcacggtggtcCATTCAGATCAATTTGGTGTTTTCTAAAAG GGCTTTTAAGATGGTGACAAGAAGTGTGGATCTACGATCAGACACCGTGACAAGACCCACTGATGCTATGCGCGAAGCAATGGCTAGTGCAGAAGTGGACGATGACATCCTTGGCTACGACCCAACAGCTCGACATCTTGAAGAGGAGATGGCTAAGATGATGGGTAAAGAGGCAGCTCTCTTCGTGCCATCCGGCACAATGGGGAATCTAATATGCGTTATGGTTCACTGCGAAGTGAGAGGCAGCGAGGTGATTCTTGGAGACAACTCCCACATCCATGTTTACGAGAATGGAGGGATATCAACAATAGGAGGCGTGCATCCCAAGACAGTCAAGAATGAAGAAGACGGGACGATGGAGTTGGGGGCTATAGAAGCAGCTATTAGAGACCCTAAAGGAAGCACGTTTTATCCATCTACAATGTTGATTTGCTTGGAGAACACACACGCCAA CTCTGGTGGGAGATGTTTGAGCGCTGAATACACAGATAGTGTTGGAAAGATTGCGAAGAGACATGGACTGAAGCTTCATATCGATGGAGCTCGCCTCTTTAATGCTTCCATT GCACTTGGAGTTCCAGTCCATAGGCTTGTAGAGGCTGCTGACTCTGTTTCGGTACCGTCTTCTCTCTTTCTAACAtctgaaaaaaaagtttag
- the LOC106355240 gene encoding low-specificity L-threonine aldolase 1-like isoform X2 gives MCYFGVRPQQAYLIKLKLESETRTSFFIYTARDSLHLSNPIRRPSLPALSLAPPAKSVPLTVFRPAPPPLSQPAHPRISSLSRWSIQINLVFSKRAFKMVTRSVDLRSDTVTRPTDAMREAMASAEVDDDILGYDPTARHLEEEMAKMMGKEAALFVPSGTMGNLICVMVHCEVRGSEVILGDNSHIHVYENGGISTIGGVHPKTVKNEEDGTMELGAIEAAIRDPKGSTFYPSTMLICLENTHANSGGRCLSAEYTDSVGKIAKRHGLKLHIDGARLFNASIALGVPVHRLVEAADSVSVCLSKGFGA, from the exons ATGTGTTATTTTGGTGTTAGGCCGCAACAAGCTTATTTAATCAAGCTCAAGTTGGAATCAGAAACAAGAACATCCTTCTTCATTTACACAG CACGAGACTCTCTCCACCTGAGCAATCCCATCCGCCGGCCATCTCTTCCGGCCCTCAGCCTTGCTCCGCCGGCCAAGTCTGTCCCTCTCACGGttttccggccagctcctccaccTCTCTCTCAACCAGCTCATCCGCGGATTAGctctctctcacggtggtcCATTCAGATCAATTTGGTGTTTTCTAAAAG GGCTTTTAAGATGGTGACAAGAAGTGTGGATCTACGATCAGACACCGTGACAAGACCCACTGATGCTATGCGCGAAGCAATGGCTAGTGCAGAAGTGGACGATGACATCCTTGGCTACGACCCAACAGCTCGACATCTTGAAGAGGAGATGGCTAAGATGATGGGTAAAGAGGCAGCTCTCTTCGTGCCATCCGGCACAATGGGGAATCTAATATGCGTTATGGTTCACTGCGAAGTGAGAGGCAGCGAGGTGATTCTTGGAGACAACTCCCACATCCATGTTTACGAGAATGGAGGGATATCAACAATAGGAGGCGTGCATCCCAAGACAGTCAAGAATGAAGAAGACGGGACGATGGAGTTGGGGGCTATAGAAGCAGCTATTAGAGACCCTAAAGGAAGCACGTTTTATCCATCTACAATGTTGATTTGCTTGGAGAACACACACGCCAA CTCTGGTGGGAGATGTTTGAGCGCTGAATACACAGATAGTGTTGGAAAGATTGCGAAGAGACATGGACTGAAGCTTCATATCGATGGAGCTCGCCTCTTTAATGCTTCCATT GCACTTGGAGTTCCAGTCCATAGGCTTGTAGAGGCTGCTGACTCTGTTTCG GTGTGTCTCTCTAAAGGTTTTGGAGCTTGA
- the LOC125591920 gene encoding uncharacterized protein LOC125591920, which yields MQPTRRSSRLMKLKNVETTPMNPLDLSSGSSSRKRSRRRVSAGDTAPLPKNVELEVESLSDGESSDDHSDEAPMASDTPPNRSKEQRFEESRNVYQTKAQFYPELMRPKRMPMTERFFSIKATERFRELRGRNFIPQQSISLTDENLSNVRRIVIGAGLIHTLTDLDPYQPNVIREFLANLPEAEERDDGGVAVYVRGSLVDFSPSLINSMYCISGFEEDPNWMDERLDEVCGFLTDGRIRRGENMSSKYLTATNQVLYKLVCSNWIPTRNYTSMNQRRLRFIYMLHHHDGFDFGKLVYDQIIAMAANTQTEKTRCIMFPNLIQQVIHFQRTITPDLLHDEFTGTPKLVVKDVKAGRGSGADSSAASLEDDINRAITGLKAIRVRLRRGDYEQHVAHPGVEENDEQDEDEEDAYA from the exons ATGCAACCAACAAGGAGAAGCTCGCGGCTCATGAAACTGAAGAATGTCGAGACTACTCCGATGAACCCACTTGACCTCTCTTCTGGGTCATCCTCGCGCAAGCGGAGCCGCCGTCGTGTCTCAGCTGGTGACACTGCGCCTCTACCCAAGAACGTTGAGCTTGAAGTCGAGTCTCTCTCAGATGGGGAATCCTCAGACGACCACTCCGACGAAGCTCCGATGGCATCAGACACTCCTCCGAATCGCTCCAAAGAACAGAGATTTGAGGAGAGTCGGAATGTGTATCAAACTAAAGCTCAGTTCTATCCAGAGCTTATGCGACCTAAAAGGATGCCAATGACTGAACGGTTCTTCTCAATCAAGGCGACTGAGCGCTTCAGAGAGCTCCGAGGGCGGAATTTCATTCCTCAGCAGTCTATCTCCCTCACGGACGAGAATCTCTCTAATGTCAGAAGAATTGTGATCGGGGCAGGCCTGATTCATACCCTCACTGATCTCGACCCTTATCAGCCCAATGTAATCCGCGAATTCCTTGCCAATCTTCCGGAAGCTGAGGAACGAGACGATGGTGGTGTAGCGGTGTATGTTAGAGGATCGCTTGTTGATTTCTCTCCGAGTCTGATTAATTCGATGTATTGCATTTCGGGGTTTGAAGAAGATCCTAACTGGATGGATGAACGTCTTGATGAAGTTTGTGGTTTTCTCACCGATGGACGAATAAGACGAGGTGAGAACATGAGTTCGAAGTATCTCACAGCTACGAATCAGGTTCTGTACAAGCTCGTCTGCTCGAATTGGATTCCCACCAGGAACTACACCTCAATGAACCAAAGGCGACTCAGGTTCATCTACATGCTTCATCATCATGATGGATTTGACTTCGGGAAACTCGTCTATGATCAGATAATTGCAATGGCAGCGAACACTCAGACAGAGAAGACTCGGTGTATCATGTTCCCTAACTTGATTCAGCAGGTCATCCATTTTCAGCGAACTATAACTCCTGACTTGCTTCATGATGAGTTCACTGGAACACCGAAGCTTGTTGTCAAGGATGTTAAAGCTGGTCGTGGGTCTGGAGCAGACTCAAGTGCTGCCAGCCTTGAGGACGACATCAATCGCGCCATTACGGGACTCAAAGCCATTCGAGTTCGCCTGAGGA GGGGAGACTATGAGCAACATGTTGCTCATCCAGGGGTTGAAGAAAACGATGAGCAggatgaagatgaggaagacGCGTACGCGTAG